In Edaphobacter aggregans, the sequence CTCGGCCATCTCGACGCCGGCAGTTTTCGCCTTGACCCCGCCGCCCAGCCCAGCCACATCGGCCGGACGGTGGCCCAACGCGTTTACGGTCAACTCTCACCGAATGTCAGCGTAACCACTGCACCAACCGGAGGCCAGAGCCATGCCTAACATCTCTCCCCGGCTGCAAAATGGTGCCATTCTCACCTTCGACCCCAACACCGGCGTGAAGCTCGGCACCATCATGCTGCAGTACAACCCCGACTCGCTCACGCGTTCGCTCAAACCGCAGACCGTAGGCGACGAGCCCGATCGCACTGAAATCCTGCGCCTCAAGGGTCCCCCCATCGAGACCCTGAAGTGCGATCTCGAAATCGACGCCACTGATCAGCTCGCGGCCGCCGATCCTACTGCCACCAGTCTAGGCATTCAACCCCAGCTTGCCCTGCTCGAGCTCCTGCTCTATCCCTCGAGCACCGTACTCACCATCAACGAAGTCCTCTCGCTGCTGGGCACCATCGAGATCCTGCCCATGGAGACCGCGCTCACCGTCTTCGCATGGAGTAAGAGCCGCGTGACGCCTGTGCGCATCACCGATCTTTCCATCACCGAGGAGGCCTTCGACGTCAACCTCAACCCCATCCGCGCTAAGGTCTCACTCGGCATGCGCGTGCTCAGTGTTAACGACGTTGGATTCCTGTCTCCGGCCGGCGCCATGTACATGATCTACCAGACCACCAAGGAAGCTCTCGCTCAACGAGCCTAACCAAACGGAACTGCCATGGATACTGCACTCTCCACTCTCATTCGATCCGCTGCCGGCACCGGCGCTCCCACCAACCAGAGCAGCCGTTACTACGCCGCTGCGATTAACACCTACACACAGCCCGATGGCACTCCTGTGGTCTATCTCGCGCGCCGCATCCTCCCCCAGCCTTCGGTCTACGTCTCTGTGCAGAACTATGCCGTGGTCGAAAACGACCGCATCGATAATCTCTCCGCACGCTTCCTCGGTGATCCACTGCTCTTCTGGATGATCTGCGATGCCAACATCGCCACCGACCCCGACGAGCTCACATCACAGAAGGGCCGTTCGATCCTCATTCCGCTCGCTTCAGCCATCCCTTCAGGTGTTCGCAATGGGTAGCCCGCTTTATCTCACGCTGCTGGCCGGGCCGGTCGAGGCGCTGCCCGTGCCCAAACCTGTCATCGACGCTCTCGTCTCCGTCGAGATCACCGAGTCTGCAACAGGCCGCAGTGGTTTTCAACTCACCTTCACTCTCGGCAACAACTCCATCCTGCAAACCATATTTCTGCTCGCTGCGGACGCTCCGATTCCCGTTCTCCGCGTCGTCCTCGTCGCCACGTTTGGGGGCCTCCCGCAAGTCATTATGGACGGTGTCATTGAGCACCAGGAAGTCGTCCCCGATGCGATGACCGGCTCCGCCAAGCTTGTCGTCAGCGGCCAGGACTTGTCATCCATCATGGACCTCATCGATCTCACCGGCTTGCTCTATCCCGGCATGAGTCCTGACATCCAAGTGCTCACCATTCTGGGCCGCTATGCAGCCTTCGGCATCGTGCCTGAGGTCATTCCGATCCTCATCCCTGACATCCCCGTACCGACCGAGGAGATCCCGGTCCAGGACGGAACCGACCTCAACTACATCAAGCAGCTCGCTCAGGAGGCCGGATACGTCTTCTATGTCGCGCCCGGCCCGCTTCCAGGTATGAGTCAGGCTTACTGGGGGCCGCAGCTCCGGTTCGGCATTCCGCAGCCAGCCCTCAACGTCAACATGGACTCCTGGACCAACGTGGAAAGTCTGAATTTCCGCTATCAACCGCGCAATCCGGTCACCCCTATGTTCTACATCCAGGACTCCACGACGAATCTTCCCATTCCGATTCTGGTTCCGTCGGTCACGCCGTTCAATCCTCCGCTGGGCCTGGTTGTCCCTACACCCCAGACCATCGAACCACTCCCCGACGCAGCCAATCTCTCACCTGGAGCAGCTCTTATGCGAGGCATCGCACGCTCCGTAGAAACCGCCGATGTGGTTACCGGCAACGGCACCCTCGATGTCCTTCGTTATGGCCAGATACTCCGCGCTCGCAGTCTCATTGGCGTGCGAGGCGCCGGCCCTGCTTTCGATGGTATGCACTTTGTCGACAGCACCACCCACAGCCTTAAACCCGGCGAGTACAAACAGAGCTTTGTACTCAAACGCAACGCACTGATCTCAAATGTCCCCCTCGTCCCAAACCTACCGTTCTAAGGAGGTCTGTCACAAAAAGCTTATCCCGGAGGCAACGTGCGGCACGACTTCACCCGCGCACTAGGTTTCTTTCACGAAATTGAGCTTTAGCTCCGGCCCCGGCCGCAACCCACAAAGGAACACGCGATGCGAAGGTACTACGGCAAATATCGTGGCACGGTAATCGACAACGTCGACGCGCAGAATCAGGGACGCCTGATGGTTCAGGTGCCCGCGC encodes:
- a CDS encoding LysM domain-containing protein codes for the protein MDTALSTLIRSAAGTGAPTNQSSRYYAAAINTYTQPDGTPVVYLARRILPQPSVYVSVQNYAVVENDRIDNLSARFLGDPLLFWMICDANIATDPDELTSQKGRSILIPLASAIPSGVRNG